A DNA window from Fodinibius sp. Rm-B-1B1-1 contains the following coding sequences:
- a CDS encoding chemotaxis response regulator protein-glutamate methylesterase has translation MIKVLVIDDSALVRKLLTKELGKQKDIEVVGAAINPYVARKKIAELKPDVLTLDLEMPRMDGLSFLSKVMKHHPMPVVVVSSLTPKNSENALTALRLGAVDVICKPGSAYSTKEISQKIIKAVRAASKANVKSGSRKLQKSKEPVQINNNGNEKARLKQTTKKLIAVGASTGGTKALEEILPSLPPRLPGMVIVQHMPPVFTKSFAERLDTVCRVNVKEAEDGDWIQPGQILIAPGNYHMLVQKKGAKYYTKIKQGPPVHHHRPSVDVMFNSVADAAGVNATGVILTGMGSDGAKGLKKMRDQGAHTIGQNEDTCVVYGMPKKAYEMDAVAETLPLTKIAAAIVERTKEKVV, from the coding sequence ATGATAAAAGTATTAGTTATAGACGATTCTGCCTTAGTTCGAAAGCTTCTCACTAAAGAGCTGGGTAAACAGAAAGATATTGAAGTGGTCGGGGCTGCGATTAATCCCTATGTAGCGCGGAAAAAAATTGCAGAACTGAAACCGGATGTGTTGACGTTGGATTTGGAAATGCCCCGAATGGATGGCCTTTCTTTTTTGTCGAAAGTGATGAAACACCATCCCATGCCAGTTGTGGTGGTAAGTTCATTGACACCCAAAAATAGTGAGAATGCATTAACGGCGCTTCGGTTAGGGGCTGTGGATGTTATTTGTAAACCGGGCTCAGCGTATTCGACGAAAGAGATATCTCAAAAAATTATAAAAGCGGTACGGGCGGCTTCGAAGGCCAATGTAAAGTCGGGTTCCAGGAAATTGCAGAAAAGTAAAGAGCCCGTTCAGATAAACAATAATGGAAATGAAAAGGCTCGACTTAAACAGACAACAAAAAAGTTAATTGCGGTGGGAGCATCTACGGGGGGGACCAAAGCTCTTGAAGAAATATTGCCTTCTTTACCTCCACGATTACCCGGTATGGTGATTGTGCAGCATATGCCCCCGGTATTCACGAAAAGTTTTGCTGAACGGTTAGATACGGTGTGCCGGGTAAATGTAAAAGAGGCAGAAGATGGCGACTGGATTCAGCCCGGCCAGATTCTTATTGCCCCCGGCAATTATCATATGCTTGTTCAGAAAAAGGGGGCGAAGTATTACACAAAAATTAAGCAGGGTCCTCCGGTTCACCACCATCGACCGAGTGTGGATGTAATGTTCAACTCTGTGGCTGATGCGGCGGGCGTAAATGCCACTGGTGTTATCTTAACCGGAATGGGATCGGATGGAGCGAAAGGACTCAAGAAAATGAGAGACCAGGGAGCCCATACCATTGGACAAAATGAAGATACTTGTGTGGTATATGGGATGCCGAAGAAAGCGTATGAGATGGATGCCGTTGCCGAAACACTACCGCTAACAAAAATAGCAGCAGCTATTGTGGAAAGAACGAAAGAAAAGGTGGTATAA